The Rhododendron vialii isolate Sample 1 chromosome 8a, ASM3025357v1 genome has a window encoding:
- the LOC131298067 gene encoding geraniol 8-hydroxylase-like, giving the protein MDFSSSIVCLVLTLILILLLYSSIFRRTKTSHAKLPPGPNTIPVLGNLLNLDNKPHKSLARLAKIHGPVMILKLGSVTTIVISSPTAAKEVLQKHDVSFSNRMIPDAVRGHSHHELGMPWIPVSPLWRSLRKICNSHMFASQSLVARQNIRSLKIQQLLSFVRESCDNGVAIDIGKAAFSTTLNMLSNAIFSVDMIDPSSGSANEFKELVWNMMEEMGRSNLADYFPALKMIDPQGKRRRFTEYAGKMFGVFDELIKTRLLARKTIGSVETEDLLDTLLGIEESSREIDRRDIEHLFLDLFLAGTDTTSNTLEWAMAELLHNPTILSKAQEEMDQIIEKDRPVEEVDLARLPYLHAIVKETLRLHPPTPLLLPRKAEEDVDLYGFRVPKGAQVLVNAWAIGRDPGTWDNPELFWPERFLGSAVDVKGQDFELIPFGAGRRICPAIGLASRMLQLMLASLIHSFEWKLEDGIGAEDVDMEDESGITLRKAQRLHAIPVHRINCC; this is encoded by the exons ATGGATTTCTCAAGTTCTATAGTATGCCTTGTGCTTACTTTGATTCTCATTCTCCTCCTCTATTCATCAATTTTTCGAAGAACCAAAACAAGCCATGCCAAACTTCCACCAGGACCAAACACCATTCCAGTTCTCGGAAACCTCCTTAACCTCGATAACAAACCGCACAAATCACTGGCCAGACTCGCCAAGATCCACGGCCCCGTCATGAtcctaaaactcggctcggtaACCACGATAGTCATTTCGTCTCCCACCGCGGCGAAAGAAGTCCTCCAGAAGCACGACGTCTCCTTTTCCAACCGCATGATCCCAGACGCTGTCCGCGGTCACAGCCACCACGAGCTCGGAATGCCTTGGATTCCGGTCTCGCCCCTCTGGCGAAGCCTCCGGAAGATTTGCAACTCCCACATGTTCGCCAGTCAAAGTCTCGTCGCCAGGCAAAACATCCGGTCCTTGAAAATACAACAACTGCTTTCGTTCGTTCGCGAGAGCTGTGACAATGGGGTTGCCATCGATATTGGCAAGGCGGCCTTTAGCACTACTCTCAACATGCTATCGAACGCGATTTTCTCGGTCGACATGATCGACCCTAGCTCCGGCTCCGCGAATGAGTTTAAGGAGCTGGTGTGGAATATGATGGAGGAGATGGGAAGATCGAATTTGGCTGATTATTTTCCGGCCCTTAAAATGATCGATCCGCAAGGGAAACGGCGTCGTTTCACGGAGTATGCTGGGAAAATGTTTGGCGTGTTCGATGAACTAATCAAAACGCGGTTACTTGCAAGGAAAACAATAGGTTCGGTCGAGACCGAGGATTTACTGGATACTCTTCTCGGCATTGAAGAGAGCAGTCGCGAGATTGATCGCCGGGATATCGAGCATTTGTTTCTG GACCTATTTTTGGCAGGAACTGATACAACTTCAAACACTTTAGAATGGGCAATGGCAGAACTACTTCACAACCCTACAATTCTTTCGAAAGCCCAAGAAGAGATGGATCAAATCATCGAAAAAGACCGCCCTGTTGAAGAAGTAGATCTCGCCAGGCTACCTTATTTGCACGCGATAGTAAAGGAGACCTTACGTCTCCACCCGCCGACCCCTCTCCTACTCCCTCGAAAAGCAGAAGAAGACGTAGACCTCTATGGCTTTAGGGTTCCGAAGGGCGCACAAGTGCTCGTGAACGCATGGGCTATCGGGCGAGACCCGGGCACGTGGGACAATCCTGAGTTGTTTTGGCCGGAGCGATTTTTGGGGTCGGCCGTTGATGTGAAGGGTCAGGATTTTGAGCTGATTCCGTTTGGAGCCGGAAGGAGAATATGTCCCGCGATCGGTTTGGCGAGCCGGATGCTTCAATTGATGTTGGCTTCTCTCATTCATTCATTTGAGTGGAAGCTTGAGGATGGGATTGGTGCAGAGGATGTGGATATGGAGGATGAGTCTGGGATTACTCTGCGAAAGGCTCAGCGTTTACATGCTATTCCGGTGCACCGTATAAATTGTTGTTAG